CACTTCATCGGACGGCTGCAGTCGAACAAGGCGACCAAGGTCGTCCCGCTCGTCTCCTGCGTGCAGAGCGTCGACGGTCTCGCGCTGGCCCAGCGGCTCGACCGGCTCGCGGGCGAGGCCGGCCGCGTGCTCGACGTCTTCGTCCAGGTCAACACCTCGGGGGAGGCGAGCAAGGCGGGCTCCGCGCCGGAGGGGGCGCTCGAGCTCGCCGTCGGCGTCGGGCTCCTGCCCCACCTGCGGCTGCGGGGCCTGATGACCATCGGCGCGAACTCTGCGGACGTCGACGTCGTCCGGGCCTCCTACGAGCGGCTCGCCCGGCTGCGCGACGACGTCGTCGCGAGCGGTGCCCCCGGCACCGGGGACGCACGCGAGCTGTCGATGGGGATGAGCCGGGACCTCGAGGTCGCGGTCGCGGCCGGGGCGACCATGGTCCGGGTCGGCACCGCCGCCTTCGGGAGCCGGCCCGCCTGACGTGCGGCTTTTCCGGGTTGCCGCGACGTTCGCGTACGGTGTCGGGCGTTGTCGAGAGAGACTGGAAGGTCGATGTCCGAAATGCCCGGGAATCGGCGGCTGACGCCGGCGCAGATCCTGCTCATCGTCGTGGTGAGCATCCTCGTCCTGCTCTTCGTCGTCCTGCTCGCCGGACGGCTCGGGGGCGAGGACGAGCGGTCCGCCGCCGACGCGTCCACCACCCCGGCGGAGGCTCCCGCGGCCAGCGGGACCGCCACCCCGGCGCCCCGGGAGGAGGGGGCGACGCCCGCACCCGAGTCGGAGTACTTCGCCTCACCCACCGGCAACATCGTCTGCGTGCTCACCGTCGACAGCACCGAGTGCGTGATCTCGAACTTCACCTACGAGGCCACCGACGCGGCCGAGTGCGGTGACGAGGGCGCCGGCGGCCACCTGCGCGTGGAGCCGGCCGGGGCGTCGATGCCCTGCGAGCCGCTCGTCGTCGCCGGTGACGTCTCGCCCCTCGCCTACGGCGAGACGATCAGCGCGCACGGCTACACCTGCGAGAGCGCGGAGAGCGGCGTCACCTGCCGCCACGACGAGTCCGGCTACGGGTTCACCGTGGCCCGGGCCGCCTACTCCCTCTTCTGACGTCCTGAGCACGAGGCCCGGACCGCCGTCGCGGTCCGGGCCTCGTGGCGATCACCAGATCTTCACGCGCTCCTCGGGCGGGAG
Above is a genomic segment from Georgenia wutianyii containing:
- a CDS encoding YggS family pyridoxal phosphate-dependent enzyme codes for the protein MSSEVTGRLAAVRERVARAARVVGRDPDDVRILLAVKTQTGDVVREAVLDGARLLGHNRAQELVAMAPELADVPHEMHFIGRLQSNKATKVVPLVSCVQSVDGLALAQRLDRLAGEAGRVLDVFVQVNTSGEASKAGSAPEGALELAVGVGLLPHLRLRGLMTIGANSADVDVVRASYERLARLRDDVVASGAPGTGDARELSMGMSRDLEVAVAAGATMVRVGTAAFGSRPA